GATATAATGGAATGTAAAAAATTTTTTATGAAAGAAAGTTAACCATGAATTTAAAAGATTACATTGCAAGCATTGAAAACTATCCACAAGAAGGAATTACCTTCCGTGATATCAGCCCTTTGATGGCAGATGGCAATGCTTATAGTTATGCGATTCGTGAAATCGTTCAATACGCGACGGATAAGAAGATCGACATGATCGTTGGTCCTGAAGCGCGTGGGTTCATCGTTGGATGTCCTGTCGCTTTTGAGTTGGGAATTGGATTTGCGCCTGTTCGTAAGCCTGGTAAATTGCCACGAGAAGTCATCTCTGCTGACTACGAAAAAGAATACGGTGTTGATACCCTCTGCATGCACGCCGATGCTATCAAACCAGGTCAACGTGTCCTCATCGTTGATGACCTCTTGGCGACTGGTGGTACGGTGAAAGCAACCATCGAAATGATCGAAAAACTCGGTGGGGTCGTTGCAGGTTGTGCCTTCTTGATCGAGTTGGATGAATTGAAAGGTCGCGAAGCGATCGGCGATTACGACTACAAAGTCTTGATGCATTACTAATATAGTCTAATACTATAACTGGCTACAGAAAAACCATAATTGAAAACTATAAGCTCCTATCATATAATGTTAGTTAAGAACTTGCACGATGGGAGCTTTTTATGCCAATTACACTAGATAAAAAATTACCTGCAGTAGATATTCTTCGTTCAGAAAATATTTTTGTCATGGATGATGTTCGAGCAACTCACCAAGATATTCGTCCTATAAATGTTCTGATTTTGAATCTCATGCCGACTAAGGAAGCAACTGAGACTCAACTGCTACGCCTCCTGGCCAATACGCCCTTGCAGATCAATGTAGATTTCCTCTATATGACTAGCCATGAGTCTAAGAATACAGCGGCAGAGCATATGGAGAGCTTCTACAAGACGTTTGAGGATATCAAGGATAATTACTATGACGGCTTGATTGTGACGGGGGCGCCTGTCGAAAAGATGGACTTTGAGGAAGTGGACTACTGGGAAGAATTGACCCAGGTCTTTGAATGGTCCAAGCGGCATGTCTTTTCTACCTTGCACCTTTGTTGGGGAGCCCAGGCTGGACTGTACCACCGTTACGGGATTCAAAAAGTAGAGCTCTGTGACAAGCTATCGGGTATCTATGACCAAGCAGTGGTGCGTCCCGATAGTCTGCTCATGAGAGGCTTTGACGATCGCTTCCTTGCCCCTCATTCTCGCTATACAGATATTCCTTTGAAGGAAGTCCTTGAAAAGAGCAATCTTCAAGTGATCGCTCAGGGAAATGAAGTTGGGCTTTCCATCATTGCTAGTCCAGATATGCGTGAGGTCTATAGCTTTGGCCATCTGGAATATGATCGCGATACACTGGCAAAAGAATACCACCGAGATGTCAAGGCAGGCTTGGATCCGGATGTTCCCAAGAATTATTTTGATGGGGATGACGCTAATACAGAGCCTCGCATTCGTTGGAATCTAGCTGCAACGACCTTCTTTAGTAATTGGATCAACTATGCGGTTTATCAAGAAACACCTTACCGCTTGGAAGAATTGGAAAAAGATATTTCATTTTATGGTTACCTATAAAGGGGAATTATGACATATTCACAAGCATTTAAGTATGGCAACTTGGTTCTTCCGAGTGCCTTGCTTTTTCATTATCATGAGTTGTTTGACCAAGCAGATGACTACTTGGTTTGGCAGTTTTTCTTCCTTCAAAATACGACCGGCCAAGAGGCCTTAACTCCCAATCAGATTGCTAGTCATCTGGGAAAAACGGTGACAGAGGTCAATCGGATTATGTCCAATTTGACTACTAAGGGACTCCTTCAATACCGGACCATTGAGCTCAATGGTGAGATTGAAGCCATCTTTGATGCGACCATTGCCCTGGAGCGCTTGGATGAGATTTTAGAAGCCCAATCACAAGGGAAGGCACAAAGCGCGCCTGCTAAGGGAAATGTCATCAAGGACTTAGTGGAAACCTTCCAACAAGAACTGGGACGACTCTTGACGCCTTTTGAGATTGAAGACCTGACCAAGACTGTGCGCGAGGATCAGACAGATCCAGATGTGATCAAGGCAGCATTACGAGAAGCTGTCTTTAACGGCAAGCCTCACTGGAAATATATCCAAGCCATTTTACGCAACTGGCGCAGTGAAGGCATCAACAGCCTGGCCCAAGTAGAAGCGAAACTACAAGAACGCGAGCAAGCCAACCCACGCAATGTGACCGTTTCAGACGATTTCTTGAAGGCCATGGATTTGTGGAAAGATTAAAAAAACTAGTACTTTATAAAAGTGCTAGTTTTTTTCGTTTATAGATAGTCCGCGTAGGCTTTTTTTAGTTTGGTAAGGAGTTCTTGTTTTTCCTCCTCACTAGCAAAGGAAGCCTGGATGGCATCGATATTGTGTTGGTAAAAGTCAGTTTCCTTGGTTTGGAAATGCTGATGGTAGAGGGCATATTCCTTGGTAAGATCGGTATCAGATACAGTCCGGTTATCGGTATTGATACTGATCCGAGCTCCGGCTGCTTTCATCTTCAGATAAGGGAAATCTTCTATAGTCGGCGCTGCTTTTGTTTGGAGGTTGCTGGTCAAGCAGAGTTCACCAGTGACCTCATTTTCAATAAAGGATTGGAGTAAGGCTGGTTCATGAGATAGAGCCGTCACGTGGCCATTGCGTTTGATTCCAAATGCAATCGATTGGGCAACAAAGTGTGGGCAATGACACTCACCTGCATGAAGCGTCATGGGCCGATGGTAACTCTTGACTTGCTCGATTAAAGGTCGAATATCTTCTGGAGAGTAGTTGTGCTCATCCCCGGCAAAGTCAAAACCAACAAAATCCTGATCGCTAACTTGGTTGGCTTCTGCAAGAATGCGAGAGGTGACTTCTTGATCTGACTGGCGCATGCCGCAGACCAAGGCTTTTGCAACAATGCCAAATTCCTCCTGGGCTTGGCGTAGACCATCGCAGACAGCATCGATAGTTTCTGGAACGGTAAGCCCTTGGTCCATGGACAATTCTGGTGCGAAACGAACCTCAATATAAAGGACATTTTCGAGAGCAGCTTGCTTGGCCACATCGTAAGCAGCAAGCGTCAAGGCTTCCTTGGTTTGAAGGAGGGGCCTAATGTAGTCAAAAGCCTCTAAATAGTCCAAAAGATTCTCACAGTGGGCAGGCGCAGTGACATGGTGCTTGAGCTCCTCATCGCTAGCGGGTAGGTCAATATTGGCCATAGCTGCCAACTGGCGAATGATTGGAAGCGACAAGGAACCGTCTAAGTGACAGTGAAGTTCTGTCTTTGCCAAACTATGAAAATCGATCGTGGACATGATTTTCTCCTTAAAATTGTATTTTTTCTATACTATCATTTTGACAAAAAAAGTCAAGTAGCCTTCGCGTAGCAGATCTTTGAAAGGGAACCCAATATTTGATATGCTAGGAGTAGCGAAATAAAGGAGAAGAAAGATGTCAAACTATCAATTACCAGAAGTATGGGAAGCACCAAGTCAAATGGGAGGAGCCTGGGGTGGCTTGAACCAACCAACAGCAGGTGCCCGCTTTGAACAAACTCTTCCAAAAGGCGATCAACCTTTCCAACTCTATACCCTTCCAACACCCAATGGGATCAAGGCTACCATTATGCTGGAGGAATTGAAAGAGCTGGGAGTGGATGCAGGCTATGACGCTTATCGGATCAAGATTGGTGAGGGAGATCAGTTTGGTAGTGACTTTGTAGCCATCAATCCAAACTCGAAAATTCCGGCCATGTTGGATCAATCAGGCGATCAAGCCATTCGTGTCTTTGAATCGGCCAATATCCTCCTGTATCTAGCGGAGAAATTTGGCAAATTAATCCCGACTGATCGGGCTAAACGGACAGAAGTGCTCAACTGGCTCTTCTGGCAGACAGGGGCTGCACCTTTCCTAGGGGGAGGCTTTGGTCATTTCTTCCACTATGCGCCGGAGAAAATCGAGTATGCCATTAACCGATTTGCCATGGAAGCCAAACGTCAATTGGACTTACTGGACAAAGAATTGGCCACTAAACCTTATATCGCAGGGGATGACTATACCATTGCAGATATTGCCATCTGGTCTTGGTATGGCCGTCTAGCTCAAGACAAGGTCTGGGACCGTGCAGGGATTTTCTTGGATGTGAAGGAATACAAGCATCTGCAAGCTTGGACAGAGAAAATTGCCAATCGCCCAGCTGTGAAACGTGGCTTGGAAGTAGAATATAAGGAAATTGATGCATAATGAAAAGGCGCCGTTGCGCCTTTTTTTAATGGTGCAAACATGGTATACTAAAGGGTGGAATAAAAGTTTAGAAAGTAGCACATGGAATTTACAAAATTATCAAATCGCTTGGACTTGGTGGCTAGCTTCGTCCCAGCTGGAGCGCGTCTGTTGGACGTGGGGAGTGACCATGCCTATCTCCCAATCGCCCTTTTACAGGAAGGTAAGATTGAGGCTGCCATTGCAGGGGAAGTGGTAGAGGGGCCCTATCAGTCTGCCCTGCAAAATGTCGCCGATAATGGTTTAGAGGACAAGATCGAGGTCCGTCTGGCCAATGGTTTGGCTGCATTTGAACCAACAGATGGCATTTCCTGTATTACCATTGCTGGCATGGGGGGACGCTTGATTGCAGATATCTTAGCGGCAGGTCTTGAGAAATTAGCCAATGTCTCTCGCTTGGTCCTCCAGCCCAATAATCGGGAAGATGAACTGCGGGCTTGGCTAGTAGAGCATGATTTTCGCATTGTTGATGAAGCTATCTTGGAAGAAAATGAGAAGTTCTATGAGATCCTCGTGGTGGAACAGGGTTCTCAAGAGTTGTCAGCCAAGGAACTACGCTTTGGTCCCTATTTGATGCAGGAGCAAGCTCCAGCGTTTGTCCAAAAGTGGTCCAAGGAAGTAGAGAAATTAAGTTTTGCCTTGGAGCAGGTCCCAGTTGAGAATCAATCTGCCAGAGCATCGTTAGAAGAGCGCATCGCTCACATCAAGGAGGTTCTACATGTTAGCAAGTGAAGTCATCAAACGCTATGAAGACTACTGTCCTCAGGAGCTTTCCATGGAGGGAGATGTCCGTGGGCTACAGGTCGGTACGCTGCAAAAAGACATCCATAAGGTCATGGTGGCCCTAGATATCCGCGAGCAGACGGTTGCGGAAGCTATCGCCCATGGAGTGAACTTGATCATCGTCAAGCACGCGCCCATTTTCCGTCCGATTAAGGATTTGGTAGCCGATCGGGCCCAAAATCAGATTTATATCGATTTGATCAAGCATGATATCGCAGTCTACGTCAGCCATACTAATATTGACATTGTCTCAGATGGTCTCAACGATTGGTTCTGCCAGCTCTTGGACATTGAAGATACAGAACCCCTCAGTATGACGGGAGAAGGGCTCGGAATTGGTCGCATCGGTCGGGTAGCTACTCAAACCTTTGGACAGTTGACTAGCAAGGTTAAAGAGACCTTTGGCTTAGATGCTTTGCGCATAGTCAGTTATGATCAGGAGGATTTGGATCGGGTCATTGAGCGCGTCGCCATCTGTGGAGGAAGTGGTCAGTCCTTTTACAAGGATGCTCTTGCTAAGGGGGCAGAGGTCTATATCACAGGAGACATCTACTACCATACGGCTCAAGACATGCTGAGCGATGGCCTCTTGGCCTTGGACCCAGGTCACCATATCGAAGTTCTCTTTGTGTCGAAACTAGTAGATAAGCTCAATCAGTGGAAGGCTGAGGAAGCGTGGGAGATTGAAGTGATTGGTAGTCAAGCCAGCACCAATCCTTTTTATCATATCTAAGGGGTCATGATGAAAGTTGCCATTATCGGTGCAGGGATCGTAGGATCCACTGCAGCCTATTATTTATCCAAAGAAGCACAAGTGGATGTGACCGTCTATGACCATGGTGTCGGCCAAGCGACTAAGGCGGCCGCTGGCATTATCAGCCCTTGGTTTTCCAAACGGCGGAATAAGGCTTGGTATCGCCTAGCTCGTCTGGGAGCAGATTTTTACCAAGAATTGGTAGAAGACCTGGCCAAGGACGGAATTAAAACAGATTTTTACCAGCAGACCGGGGTCTATCTCCTTAAG
The Streptococcus parasanguinis genome window above contains:
- a CDS encoding adenine phosphoribosyltransferase; this encodes MNLKDYIASIENYPQEGITFRDISPLMADGNAYSYAIREIVQYATDKKIDMIVGPEARGFIVGCPVAFELGIGFAPVRKPGKLPREVISADYEKEYGVDTLCMHADAIKPGQRVLIVDDLLATGGTVKATIEMIEKLGGVVAGCAFLIELDELKGREAIGDYDYKVLMHY
- the metA gene encoding homoserine O-acetyltransferase MetA, which codes for MPITLDKKLPAVDILRSENIFVMDDVRATHQDIRPINVLILNLMPTKEATETQLLRLLANTPLQINVDFLYMTSHESKNTAAEHMESFYKTFEDIKDNYYDGLIVTGAPVEKMDFEEVDYWEELTQVFEWSKRHVFSTLHLCWGAQAGLYHRYGIQKVELCDKLSGIYDQAVVRPDSLLMRGFDDRFLAPHSRYTDIPLKEVLEKSNLQVIAQGNEVGLSIIASPDMREVYSFGHLEYDRDTLAKEYHRDVKAGLDPDVPKNYFDGDDANTEPRIRWNLAATTFFSNWINYAVYQETPYRLEELEKDISFYGYL
- a CDS encoding DnaD domain-containing protein, with amino-acid sequence MTYSQAFKYGNLVLPSALLFHYHELFDQADDYLVWQFFFLQNTTGQEALTPNQIASHLGKTVTEVNRIMSNLTTKGLLQYRTIELNGEIEAIFDATIALERLDEILEAQSQGKAQSAPAKGNVIKDLVETFQQELGRLLTPFEIEDLTKTVREDQTDPDVIKAALREAVFNGKPHWKYIQAILRNWRSEGINSLAQVEAKLQEREQANPRNVTVSDDFLKAMDLWKD
- the add gene encoding adenosine deaminase, which produces MSTIDFHSLAKTELHCHLDGSLSLPIIRQLAAMANIDLPASDEELKHHVTAPAHCENLLDYLEAFDYIRPLLQTKEALTLAAYDVAKQAALENVLYIEVRFAPELSMDQGLTVPETIDAVCDGLRQAQEEFGIVAKALVCGMRQSDQEVTSRILAEANQVSDQDFVGFDFAGDEHNYSPEDIRPLIEQVKSYHRPMTLHAGECHCPHFVAQSIAFGIKRNGHVTALSHEPALLQSFIENEVTGELCLTSNLQTKAAPTIEDFPYLKMKAAGARISINTDNRTVSDTDLTKEYALYHQHFQTKETDFYQHNIDAIQASFASEEEKQELLTKLKKAYADYL
- the yghU gene encoding glutathione-dependent disulfide-bond oxidoreductase, encoding MSNYQLPEVWEAPSQMGGAWGGLNQPTAGARFEQTLPKGDQPFQLYTLPTPNGIKATIMLEELKELGVDAGYDAYRIKIGEGDQFGSDFVAINPNSKIPAMLDQSGDQAIRVFESANILLYLAEKFGKLIPTDRAKRTEVLNWLFWQTGAAPFLGGGFGHFFHYAPEKIEYAINRFAMEAKRQLDLLDKELATKPYIAGDDYTIADIAIWSWYGRLAQDKVWDRAGIFLDVKEYKHLQAWTEKIANRPAVKRGLEVEYKEIDA
- a CDS encoding tRNA (adenine(22)-N(1))-methyltransferase, translated to MEFTKLSNRLDLVASFVPAGARLLDVGSDHAYLPIALLQEGKIEAAIAGEVVEGPYQSALQNVADNGLEDKIEVRLANGLAAFEPTDGISCITIAGMGGRLIADILAAGLEKLANVSRLVLQPNNREDELRAWLVEHDFRIVDEAILEENEKFYEILVVEQGSQELSAKELRFGPYLMQEQAPAFVQKWSKEVEKLSFALEQVPVENQSARASLEERIAHIKEVLHVSK
- a CDS encoding Nif3-like dinuclear metal center hexameric protein; its protein translation is MLASEVIKRYEDYCPQELSMEGDVRGLQVGTLQKDIHKVMVALDIREQTVAEAIAHGVNLIIVKHAPIFRPIKDLVADRAQNQIYIDLIKHDIAVYVSHTNIDIVSDGLNDWFCQLLDIEDTEPLSMTGEGLGIGRIGRVATQTFGQLTSKVKETFGLDALRIVSYDQEDLDRVIERVAICGGSGQSFYKDALAKGAEVYITGDIYYHTAQDMLSDGLLALDPGHHIEVLFVSKLVDKLNQWKAEEAWEIEVIGSQASTNPFYHI